The Arachis hypogaea cultivar Tifrunner chromosome 16, arahy.Tifrunner.gnm2.J5K5, whole genome shotgun sequence genome contains a region encoding:
- the LOC112754736 gene encoding sm-like protein LSM2 yields MHSGLGGASGGNYGITENLHIYVYVYINLSAWFPFSTALSSFVLKMLFFSYFKDLVGREVTVELKNDLAIRGTLHSVDQYLNIKLENTRVVDQDKYPHMLSVRNCFIRGSVVRYVQLPPEGVDVELLHDATRREARGG; encoded by the exons ATGCATTCGGGCTTGGGCGGGGCCTCGGGGGGCAATTATGGAATAACAGAAAATCTTCATATATACGTATACGTTTACATCAACTTGAGTGCTTGGTTCCCATTTTCTACTGCACTCTCTTCCTTTGTTCTCAAAATG TTGTTCTTCTCGTACTTCAAGGATTTGGTGGGAAGAGAAGTAACGGTGGAGCTCAAGAACGATTTGGCCATAAGGGGCACTCTTCACTCCGTTGACCAGTACCTCAACATCAAGCTCGAGAACACTCGCGTCGTTGACCAAGACAAGTACCCCCATATG CTTTCTGTGAGGAACTGCTTCATCAGAGGTTCAGTGGTCAGATACGTGCAATTACCTCCAGAAGGCGTGGACGTTGAACTATTGCACGATGCCACTAGGAGAGAAGCTCGGGGTGGTTAA